A genome region from Glycine max cultivar Williams 82 chromosome 5, Glycine_max_v4.0, whole genome shotgun sequence includes the following:
- the LOC100776401 gene encoding maspardin, protein MKGVFSAPGDYVHFKSQVPLHKIPIGTKQWRYYDFGPKAVPPLICLPGTAGTADVYYKQIMSLSMKGYRVISVDIPRVWNNTEWIQAFEKFLDAIDVHHIHLYGTSLGGFLAQLFAQQRPRRVRSLVLSNTFLETRSFSAAMPWAPIVSWTPSFLLKRYVLTGIRDGPHEPFIADSVDFVVSQVETLSREDLASRLSLTTDAASVGPLLLSDSFITIMDTNDYCAIPQQLKDQLGERYPEARRAYLKTGGDFPFLSRPDEVNLHLQLHLRRVGVEARPDLVHNVPKGDIGGSHSKENNQDDSDKSHKDDRGGSENPPAKYEINPTCPESSGSGNLDKQPLDSSKRCHLDHELTLYAFPGGFTREKRIVPPGTPLHFVWEYIVLFCLLRHVSCLYIIWNYSLEFRQVV, encoded by the exons ATGAAAGGCGTCTTTTCGGCGCCCGGTGATTACGTTCACTTCAAGTCTCAAGTCCCTCTTCACAAAATCCCA ATTGGCACTAAGCAGTGGCGGTATTACGATTTCGGTCCGAAAGCTGTGCCTCCCCTTATATGCCTTCCTGGAACCGCAGGAACTGCTGATGTATATTATAAACAGATCATGTCATTGTCTATGAAG GGTTACCGTGTCATATCTGTTGACATACCTCGTGTATGGAATAATACTGAGTGGATTCAAGCATTTGAAAAGTTCTTGGATGCTATTGATGTACACCAT ATACATCTTTATGGTACGTCACTTGGTGGTTTCCTAGCACAACTCTTTGCTCAGCAACGTCCTAGAAGAGTTCGATCGTTAGTTCTATCAAACACATTTTTGGAGACACGGAGTTTCTCTGCTGCAATGCCATGGGCACCCAT TGTTAGTTggactccttcttttttgcTGAAGCGATATGTCTTAACAGGAATTCGTGATGGTCCCCATGAACCATTTATTGCAGATTCAGTGGACTTTGTTGTTTCTCAG GTAGAAACCCTCTCTAGAGAAGACTTGGCCTCCAGATTGTCGCTGACAACTGATGCTGCTTCAGTGGGACCTCTTCTTCTTTCAGATTCATTTATCACTATAATGGAT ACTAATGACTACTGTGCAATTCCTCAACAACTTAAAGATCAACTGGGTGAAAGGTATCCTGAGGCAAGGCGTGCATATTTAAAAACAGGGGgagattttccttttctttcaagACCGGATGAAGTTAACTTGCATCTTCAG TTGCACCTTAGGCGTGTTGGTGTGGAAGCTCGGCCAGATTTGGTTCACAACGTACCTAAAGGTGATATTGGAGGAAGCCATAGCAAAGAAAATAACCAAGATGACTCTGACAAGTCTCATAAGGATGATAGAGGAGGGTCAGAAAATCCACCTGCTAAATATGAGATAAATCCTACTTGCCCAGAAAGCTCGGGATCCGGTAATTTAGACAAGCAGCCCCTCGATAGTTCAAAACGTTGCCATTTGGATCATGAGCTCACCTTATATGCCTTTCCTGGTGGATTCACAAGGGAAAAGCGCATTGTGCCTCCAGGAACTCCTTTACATTTCGTGTGGGAATATATTGTTCTTTTTTGTCTTCTTCGTCACGTCAGTTGTCTATACATTATATGGAACTATTCTTTGGAATTTAGGCAAGTTGTGTAA
- the LOC100782821 gene encoding 40S ribosomal protein S13 translates to MGRMHSRGKGISSSALPYKRTPPSWLKISSQDVEENICKFAKKGLTPSQIGVILRDSHGIAQVNSVTGSKILRILKAHGLAPEIPEDLYHLIKKAVSIRKHLERNRKDKDSKFRLILVESRIHRLARYYKKTKKLPPVWKYESTTASTLVA, encoded by the exons ATGGGTCGTATGCACAGCCGCGG TAAGGGTATATCCTCTTCTGCTTTGCCCTACAAAAGGACACCTCCTAGCTGGCTCAAGATCTCTTCGCAAGAT GTCGAAGAAAATATCTGCAAGTTTGCGAAGAAAGGTTTGACCCCGTCTCAGATTGGTGTCATTCTCAGAGATTCTCACGGTATTGCTCAGGTCAATAGCGTCACTGGCAGCAAAATCCTTCGCATCCTCAAAGCTCACG GACTTGCGCCTGAAATTCCAGAGGACCTGTACCATTTGATTAAGAAGGCAGTTTCAATTAGGAAGCATCTTGAGAGGAACAGGAAGGACAAGGACTCCAAGTTCAGGTTGATTCTTGTTGAGAGCAGAATCCACCGACTTGCTCGCTATTACAAGAAGACTAAGAAGCTCCCACCAGTCTGGAAGTA cgaatcAACAACTGCTAGCACTCTGGTTGCTTAG
- the RPS13 gene encoding 40S ribosomal protein S13, with the protein MGRMHSRGKGISSSALPYKRTPPSWLKISSQDVEENICKFAKKGLTPSQIGVILRDSHGIAQVNSVTGSKILRILKAHGLAPEIPEDLYHLIKKAVSIRKHLERNRKDKDSKFRLILVESRIHRLARYYKKTKKLPPVWKYESTTASTLVA; encoded by the exons ATGGGTCGTATGCACAGCCGCGG TAAGGGTATATCCTCTTCTGCTTTGCCCTACAAAAGGACACCTCCTAGCTGGCTCAAGATCTCTTCGCAAGAT GTCGAAGAAAATATCTGCAAGTTTGCGAAGAAAGGTTTGACCCCGTCTCAGATTGGTGTCATTCTCAGAGATTCTCACGGTATTGCTCAGGTCAATAGCGTCACTGGCAGCAAAATCCTTCGCATCCTCAAAGCTCACG GACTTGCGCCTGAAATTCCAGAGGATCTGTACCATTTGATTAAGAAGGCAGTTTCAATTAGGAAGCATCTTGAGAGGAACAGGAAGGACAAGGACTCCAAGTTCAGGTTGATTCTTGTTGAGAGCAGAATCCACCGACTTGCTCGCTATTACAAGAAGACTAAGAAGCTCCCACCAGTCTGGAAGTA cgaatcAACAACTGCTAGCACTCTGGTTGCTTAG